One Brassica oleracea var. oleracea cultivar TO1000 chromosome C7, BOL, whole genome shotgun sequence genomic window carries:
- the LOC106305754 gene encoding uncharacterized protein LOC106305754 isoform X2, giving the protein MGKKLTNYKSPPRHHVFINSHGADLLRGGFVHKIGTGLSSIDVNAYADEPTGEEEGLTQDVLDKIEKSSIAIVVFSSRYTESRWCLEELVKVKARMEQGKLTVIPIFYKLEGGSGLNLENPAMRDFDSEKVKFWNEALDSVSCTMGYHLYKTSDESRFITSIVKEVKRLLIQIPLEEHVNESDDSLIEKQKDASVDSSKSETVDGVSVIGEAELSGESVNDITFLCEADERVDSVNDEEVSTSSTSVTSYKPPPEHNVFINFRGTDLHDGFVGHIVEALEKVGFNVYIDEEEPQPGDLTDLLFKRIEESRIAIVIFSSRYTESTWCLDKLVKIKERMDEGKLLIIPIFYKVNQLQVKQLEGNFGVRLWNLWRIYRGHQIIKCKEALESVGGMRGFPFEEFRLESELITSIYREVITQMIKISSPEWKKPSLFHSSQRGESIQLPTRKDENHETYISEHPFFGIELRMQQLEQKLEFDNNETRIIGVVGMPGVGKTALAMMLHEKWNRNFVRCMPLMGIRKMLNDHEPAWLRKTLLEVLLEGNFPVTNNETTHESVKDKLLQAKVFVILDDVSEKKQLDILLGNLDWIKKGSKIVITTCDKSLLEGFANDTYVVPLLNDKEAFQLFCYHAFDDKINSPTGTLLTLSRVYVDYARGHPLALILLGTELRGKEEAHWEHRLETVTHSYDTNIWRFSTDQLNEQQKDVFDIIYFFISEDEYFIRCLLGSGDSDATEPVGVLRDLADKFLITISGGRVEMNDLLYRFGKGLGSPWRRRLWNYNDKKINTMEANNVRGVLLDMSQVTEKIDLESMAFTNMDNLRYLKIFDSCCPRQCKTKCIHVPNGFKFPLKEVRYFHWVKFPLEELPPDFSPGTLVDLRLPYSKIERVWKGVKAAPRLKWVDLRHSTKLLDLSALSKAENLQRLILEGCTNLKELPRKIQKMKSLVFLNLRGCIRLSSLPLMNLISLKTLILSDCTNLEEFQPISESLEVLHLDGTAIKGLPPAIKNLQKLVLLNLKNCKMLEYLPNCLGELKALEELILSGCSRLKNLSDVKESMKHLLSLLIDSIGAKEMPNLSCITIPESQSCADMVLKRIGPSRWPFVVNRVSCLQRLCLSGNDFVSLESDIWQLYDLKWLDVKECKKLRSIPMLPPKLQYFDAHGCDSLESVANPLALPVLTEQINVRFNFSNCNNLDQDAKDSIISYTRWKSQFPLDTLFRDNRSFVFEALVETCVPGWEVPAWFSHQASGSLLEQKLRPHFCDNQFTGIALCAVILFPGYLDQSNRLLVTCNCVFKYEDGSCIRFSCTVGSWNEPSNTVLKLASSHVFIGYTTMLDNKKNGEKDNEEGCTLTDASLEFQVRDSAEEVVGCRVLNCGFRLVYASDERENTCWDAKRIENIPGEPKTLEKYPSHDDIQNESSCLTLGTEENFLTEVESGANLSLRKSLENKRVDTLSVENEGGEIAMSSDHENTSSGNLEKLEMSYFVGLRLRLKQMEKVLYSTWGETRIVGVVGMHGIGKTTLTKILFDRRGSKFPSHSFLTMSKEYRLEQLRRMFLKELLKHTNQNISDETTHEFVKDDLLQTKIFAVLDNVSDKNQLQFLLGNLDWIKKGSKIVITTCEKSLLEGLAHDTYVVPPLNNREAFQLFSYHAFKDQNCSPTGTFVSLSRMLVDSAGGNPLSLTLLGSDLCGKDEAYWEEELQRARQSFNTKMREVWTFYFDQLNERQKDVFLDIVHFFKSEDEYFIRSLMDSGNFETVSEVKDLADKLLTTLPGGKIEIHDQMLTLGDELGSPGWYRLSNYKDIIEYLTKEKHQEANNVRGIILDMSEVETHIVLDSMTFTNLRNLRYLKIYDSSCPRQCKYNCKLHFPDGFELPLEEVRYLHWVKFPLEELPPDFRPENLVDLRLPYSKIERVWEGVKDTPRLTWVDLRHSSKLCNLSALSKAENLQRLNLEGCTVLNELPAEIQNMKSLVFLNLRGCIRLWSLPKMNLISLKTLILSGCTNLEEFQLISESVEFLHLDGTAIKGLPLAIQKLQRLVLLNLENCKRLECLPNCLGELKSLEKLIVSGCSILQNLSEVRDNMKYLQSLLIERIGGKEMPNICEGRASADVVVQPFGPSIWTRGVNGASSLRRLSLSGNDFVSLQTDIGKLYNLNWLDVKDCKMLRSIPMLPPRLQYFDAQGCDSLERVANPLAIQVFTHHSHATFNFSNCNKLDQDAKDSIISYTQWKSQLVLNALYRHSGASVLEPLTGTCYPGWEVPAWFSHQASGSELEPNLPPHWNHNRFTGIALCAVIRFSDYHEQRNRLLVKCKCGFNNEDGSRFFRLSCTVGGWSDPGKTAGDIAPSHVFIGYASMLDIKKHAEEDKEGCGHTKASFQFEVTDGTKVLNSCEVLKCGFSLVYASDELQVKFGLRDEANQYRAYSRKVSNAKMETETTERRPDSRHEIVELPNKMIAMTKTAGIPSEVYSMDASFVEKTSEAIPKELTIIAGRKLKSLGRGVMAVGRVLFLALFVAFLFNLFIAPLLFTDAKSPASW; this is encoded by the exons TGATGAGTCCAGGTTTATCACTAGCATTGTCAAGGAGGTCAAAAGACTATTGATCCAAATTCCATTAGAGGAGCACGTTAACGAGTCAGATGATTCACTGATTGAGAAGCAGAAAGACGCCTCTGTGGACTCCTCCAAATCAGAGACTGTGGATGGTGTGAGTGTCATAGGTGAAGCAGAATTGAGTGGAGAATCAGTAAACGATATCACTTTCCTTTGCGAAGCCGACGAGAGAGTTGACTCAGTCAATGACGAAGAAGTTAGCACAAGCTCTACCTCAGTGACCTCCTACAAACCTCCGCCTGAGCATAACGTGTTCATTAATTTCCGGGGAACTGACCTGCACGACGGCTTTGTCGGCCACATCGTGGAAGCACTGGAAAAAGTTGGATTCAACGTCTATATAGATGAAGAGGAGCCGCAACCTGGTGATCTTACAGATCTTCTGTTCAAGAGGATCGAGGAGTCGAGGATTGCGATAGTAATCTTCTCAAGCAGGTACACTGAATCAACTTGGTGCTTAGATAAGCTGGTGAAGATCAAAGAACGAATGGATGAAGGAAAGCTCCTTATCATTCCAATCTTCTACAAGGTGAATCAATTGCAGGTTAAGCAACTTGAGGGAAATTTCGGTGTCAGGCTTTGGAATTTGTGGAGGATTTATCGAGGGCACCAAATCATTAAGTGTAAGGAAGCTTTGGAGTCTGTTGGAGGCATGAGGGGTTTCCCGTTTGAGGAGTTTCG TCTTGAGAGTGAGCTCATAACTTCCATTTATAGGGAGGTCATTACTCAAATGATCAAGATTTCGTCACCGGAATGGAAAAAACCATCTTTGTTTCATTCTTCACAGAGGGGAGAAAGTATTCAGTTGCCCACAAGAAAAGATGAAAATCATGAAACTTATATCAGTGAGCATCCCTTCTTTGGAATCGAGCTGCGAATGCAGCAATTGGAGCAAAAGTTAGAGTTTGATAACAACGAAACTCGAATTATTGGAGTTGTTGGGATGCCCGGTGTGGGTAAAACCGCTCTCGCAATGATGTTGCACGAAAAGTGGAACCGAAACTTTGTACGTTGCATGCCTCTTATGGGTATCCGCAAGATGTTAAACGACCATGAGCCAGCGTGGCTGCGGAAGACGCTCCTGGAAGTCCTACTCGAGGGGAATTTTCCAGTTACAAACAACGAGACAACACATGAATCTGTGAAGGATAAACTGCTCCAGGCTAAAGTCTTTGTTATTCTTGATGACGTGAGTGAGAAGAAGCAGTTGGACATTCTCCTTGGAAATCTAGACTGGATTAAGAAGGGGAGCAAGATTGTTATCACAACGTGTGACAAATCTCTGCTCGAGGGATTTGCTAATGATACTTATGTGGTCCCGCTATTGAATGATAAAGAGGCCTTTCAACTCTTTTGTTATCATGCCTTTGATGATAAAATCAATAGTCCCACCGGGACCCTCCTGACTCTCTCCAGAGTATATGTTGATTACGCCCGAGGACACCCGCTGGCTCTCATTTTACTGGGCACTGAACTTCGTGGAAAAGAGGAGGCTCACTGGGAACATAGACTGGAGACAGTAACACATAGTTACGATACAAATATCTGGAGATTCTCTACTGATCAACTTAATGAGCAGCAGAAAGATGTGTTCGACATTATATATTTTTTCATATCAGAGGACGAGTATTTTATTAGGTGTCTTCTGGGCTCAGGAGATTCTGACGCTACTGAGCCCGTAGGTGTATTAAGAGACCTCGCTGACAAGTTCCTGATCACAATCTCCGGTGGCCGAGTAGAGATGAATGACTTACTGTACAGGTTTGGCAAGGGTCTTGGTTCTCCTTGGCGGCGTAGGCTGTGGAACTACAACGATAAAAAAATTAATACAATG GAAGCTAATAATGTGAGAGGTGTTTTGTTAGACATGTCCCAAGTAACAGAGAAGATTGACTTGGAAAGTATGGCCTTCACCAATATGGACAATCTTCGATACTTGAAGATATTTGATTCTTGTTGTCCTCGGCAATGTAAAACTAAATGCATACACGTCCCAAATGGGTTCAAATTTCCCTTGAAAGAGGTTCGATATTTTCATTGGGTAAAATTCCCGTTGGAGGAACTTCCCCCAGATTTCAGTCCTGGAACCCTTGTTGACCTTAGGCTGCCGTACAGCAAAATTGAACGTGTTTGGAAAGGCGTTAAG GCCGCACCACGATTGAAATGGGTAGATCTACGCCACTCCACCAAGTTGCTTGACTTGTCAGCATTGTCAAAAGCTGAGAACCTTCAAAGACTAATTTTGGAAGGCTGCACGAATTTGAAGGAGTTACCTAGAAAGATTCAAAAGATGAAGTCTCTTGTTTTCCTGAACCTGAGAGGATGCATACGTCTTTCATCTCTTCCCTTGATGAATTTAATTTCTCTAAAAACTCTCATCCTTAGTGACTGCACAAACCTCGAGGAATTTCAGCCTATCTCTGAAAGTCTAGAAGTTCTACATTTGGATGGCACTGCAATCAAGGGACTTCCTCCGGCCATCAAGAACCTCCAGAAACTAGTCTTATTGAATTTGAAGAACTGCAAAATGTTGGAGTATCTTCCCAACTGCCTTGGAGAGCTGAAAGCTCTTGAAGAATTAATACTCTCTGGTTGTTCAAGGCTTAAGAATCTTTCAGATGTAAAGGAGAGCATGAAACATCTTTTGAGTTTACTTATCGACAGTATAGGAGCAAAAGAAATGCCAAACTTATCGTGCATTACTATACCCGAAAGCCAATCTTGTGCAGATATGGTATTAAAACGTATTGGCCCGAGCAGATGGCCATTTGTTGTTAATAGAGTATCCTGTCTGCAACGTCTATGTTTAAGCGGAAATGATTTTGTCAGCCTGGAAAGTGACATTTGGCAACTTTATGATCTGAAATGGCTTGACGTGAAGGAGTGCAAGAAGTTGAGATCTATTCCGATGCTTCCACCAAAACTTCAATACTTTGATGCTCATGGCTGTGATTCACTGGAAAGTGTGGCAAATCCTCTGGCCCTTCCGGTTCTAACGGAGCAGATCAATGTCAGATTCAACTTTTCGAACTGCAACAATTTAGATCAAGATGCAAAGGATAGTATTATATCCTATACTCGATGGAAAAGCCAGTTTCCGTTAGATACACTCTTTCGGGACAACCGG AGTTTTGTTTTTGAAGCTTTAGTTGAAACTTGCGTTCCAGGATGGGAAGTACCCGCATGGTTCAGTCATCAAGCATCTGGGTCGCTGTTAGAGCAAAAGCTTCGTCCGCACTTTTGTGATAACCAGTTTACTGGGATAGCACTGTGCGCTGTTATCCTGTTTCCAGGCTACCTTGACCAGAGCAACCGTCTCTTAGTGACATGTAATTGTGTGTTCAAGTATGAAGATGGGTCTTGTATCCGCTTTAGTTGCACTGTTGGCAGCTGGAACGAGCCAAGTAACACAGTGCTGAAGCTCGCGTCATCTCATGTATTTATTGGCTATACCACTATGCTGGATAACAAAAAAAATGGTGAGAAGGATAATGAAGAAGGCTGTACTCTTACTGATGCTTCCCTTGAGTTTCAAGTAAGAGATAGTGCTGAGGAGGTAGTTGGTTGCAGGGTGCTGAATTGTGGCTTTAGATTGGTATATGCATCCGATGAAAGGGAAAATACATGTTGGGATGCAAAGAGGATTGAGAACATCCCAGGTGAACCCAAAACACTCGAAAAATATCCAAGCCATGATGATATCCAGAATGAGTCTTCCTGTCTAACTTTAGGAACGGAGGAAAACTTCTTAACTGAAGTAGAATCTGGTGCTAACCTAAGTTTACGGAAGAGTTTAGAAAACAAGAGAGTTGACACTTTAAGTGTAGAAAATGAAGGAGGAGAAATTGCTATGAGCTCTGATCACGAGAACACGTCTTCAGGAAATTTAGAGAAGCTTGAAATGAGCTATTTCGTTGGACTTAGACTACGACTTAAGCAAATGGAAAAGGTGTTGTACTCGACGTGGGGAGAAACTCGCATTGTTGGAGTTGTTGGGATGCATGGTATTGGTAAAACAACTCTCACGAAGATATTGTTTGACAGGCGTGGGTCTAAGTTTCCAAGCCACTCGTTTTTAACAATGTCGAAGGAGTACAGACTAGAGCAATTGAGGAGGATGTTCCTGAAAGAGTTACTCAAACACACTAATCAAAACATAAGCGATGAGACAACACATGAATTCGTGAAAGATGATCTGCTTCAGACCAAGATTTTCGCTGTTCTTGATAATGTGAGTGACAAGAATCAATTACAGTTTCTACTCGGCAATCTTGACTGGATTAAGAAGGGAAGCAAGATTGTTATTACAACGTGTGAAAAGTCATTGCTCGAGGGACTTGCTCATGATACTTATGTGGTTCCACCCTTGAACAACAGGGAGGCGTTTCAACTCTTTAGTTATCATGCCTTTAAGGATCAAAATTGTAGTCCTACTGGGACCTTTGTGTCGCTTTCCAGGATGCTCGTGGATAGTGCAGGAGGTAATCCACTATCTCTCACGTTACTGGGCAGCGATCTCTGTGGGAAAGACGAGGCCTACTGGGAAGAAGAACTGCAACGGGCGAGACAAAGTTTCAATACGAAGATGAGAGAAGTTTGGACATTCTATTTTGACCAACTTAATGAGCGGCAGAAAGATGTATTCCTCGACATAGTGCACTTTTTCAAATCAGAGGACGAGTACTTTATTAGAAGTCTGATGGATTCAGGAAATTTCGAAACTGTGAGTGAAGTTAAAGATCTCGCTGACAAGTTGCTTACTACACTTCCCGGTGGGAAAATAGAAATACATGACCAAATGTTGACATTGGGCGACGAACTTGGTTCACCTGGGTGGTATAGGCTTTCGAACTACAAAGATATAATCGAATATCTGACAAAGGAGAAACACCAG GAAGCTAATAATGTGAGAGGTATTATCTTAGACATGTCCGAAGTAGAGACGCATATCGTCTTGGACAGTATGACCTTCACCAATTTGCGGAATCTTCGATACCTCAAGATATATGATTCTTCTTGTCCCCGGCAGTGTAAATATAACTGCAAATTACACTTTCCAGATGGGTTCGAACTCCCCTTGGAAGAGGTTCGATATCTCCATTGGGTAAAATTCCCGTTAGAGGAACTTCCGCCAGATTTCAGACCTGAAAATCTTGTGGACCTTAGGTTGCCTTACAGCAAAATTGAACGTGTTTGGGAAGGTGTTAAG GACACCCCACGATTGACATGGGTAGATCTACGCCATTCCAGTAAGTTGTGCAACTTGTCAGCATTGTCCAAGGCTGAAAATCTTCAAAGATTAAATTTGGAAGGCTGCACAGTTTTGAATGAGTTACCTGCGGAAATTCAAAATATGAAGTCTCTGGTTTTCCTGAACCTGCGAGGATGCATACGTCTTTGGTCCCTTCCAAAGATGAATTTAATTTCTCTGAAAACTCTCATCCTTAGCGGTTGCACAAACCTGGAGGAGTTTCAGCTAATCTCTGAAAGTGTAGAATTTCTCCATCTGGATGGCACAGCAATCAAAGGACTTCCTCTCGCCATCCAGAAACTCCAGAGGCTTGTCTTATTGAATTTAGAAAATTGCAAAAGGTTGGAGTGTCTTCCCAACTGTCTTGGAGAGCTGAAATCTCTTGAAAAATTGATAGTTTCTGGTTGTTCAATCCTTCAGAATCTTTCAGAGGTAAGGGATAACATGAAATATCTCCAGAGTTTACTTATTGAAAGGATAGGAGGAAAGGAGATGCCAAACATATGCGAAGGACGAGCTTCTGCAGATGTTGTCGTACAACCTTTTGGCCCAAGCATATGGACACGTGGTGTTAATGGAGCTTCCTCTCTGCGACGTCTATCTTTAAGTGGAAATGATTTTGTCAGCCTCCAAACTGACATTGGAAAACTTTACAATCTAAATTGGCTTGACGTGAAGGATTGCAAGATGCTGAGATCTATCCCGATGCTTCCACCAAGACTTCAGTACTTTGACGCGCAGGGCTGTGATTCACTGGAGAGAGTTGCAAATCCTTTGGCCATTCAAGTGTTCACACATCACAGCCATGCGACCTTCAATTTTTCCAACTGTAACAAGTTGGATCAAGATGCAAAAGATAGTATCATATCCTATACCCAGTGGAAAAGCCAGTTAGTGTTAAATGCACTCTATCGACACAGTGGG GCTTCGGTTTTGGAACCTTTGACTGGAACCTGTTATCCTGGATGGGAAGTACCTGCATGGTTCAGTCACCAAGCTTCTGGATCTGAGTTAGAGCCAAATCTGCCTCCACACTGGAATCACAACAGGTTCACAGGAATAGCTCTATGTGCTGTTATCCGATTTTCGGACTACCATGAGCAGAGGAACCGCCTCTTAGTGAAATGTAAATGTGGGTTTAATAATGAAGACGGGTCTCGTTTTTTCCGCTTAAGCTGTACGGTTGGCGGTTGGAGTGATCCAGGTAAAACAGCAGGGGATATTGCACCGTCTCACGTCTTTATTGGATATGCCAGTATGTTGGATATTAAGAAACATGCTGAAGAGGATAAAGAGGGATGTGGTCATACCAAGGCTTCTTTTCAATTTGAAGTGACAGATGGTACAAAAGTGTTAAATAGCTGCGAGGTACTGAAATGTGGCTTTAGTTTGGTATATGCATCCGATGAATTGCAGGTTAAATTTGGTTTACGAGATGAAGCTAATCAGTACAGAGCTTATTCAAGAAAAG TCTCTAATGCAAAGATGGAAACCGAAACAACGGAAAGGCGACCGGATAGTAGGCATGAGATAGTTGAACTGCCAAATAAAATGATAGCCATGACAAAGACAGCTGGCATACCCTCGGAAGTTTATAG CATGGATGCCTCTTTTGTTGAAAAGACTTCTGAGGCTATTCCGAAAGAGCTAACCATAATAGCTGGAAGAAAGCTCAAGTCCTTGGGAAGAGGAGTTATGGCAGTTGGGCGCGTCTTGTTTCTGGCTTTGTTTGTAGCTTTTCTCTTTAATCTCTTTATAGCTCCTCTACTTTTCACCGATGCAAAATCTCCTGCCTCCTGGTAA